A genome region from Halorussus pelagicus includes the following:
- a CDS encoding PadR family transcriptional regulator: MHDLTGFQRDLLYVIAGLDEPHGLAIKDELENYYEKEIHHGRLYPNLDTLVDKGLVEKGQRDRRTNFYILTRRGEREIEARREWETQYVEPSVEA; encoded by the coding sequence ATGCACGACTTGACAGGTTTCCAGCGCGACCTGCTGTACGTCATCGCGGGACTGGACGAACCGCACGGACTCGCTATCAAGGACGAACTGGAGAACTACTACGAAAAGGAAATTCACCACGGCCGACTCTACCCGAACCTCGATACCTTGGTTGATAAGGGGTTGGTCGAGAAGGGCCAGCGCGACCGCCGGACCAACTTCTACATCCTGACGCGTCGAGGCGAGCGCGAAATCGAGGCCCGCAGGGAGTGGGAAACCCAGTACGTCGAACCGAGCGTCGAAGCCTGA
- a CDS encoding AI-2E family transporter, with the protein MVGGLDIDRTRMGWWLVGLALGAAVLFVVYSFVGTFVFGIFLYYATRPVYKRLRRRIRPASLAAATALFALALPVLLLMAYTAAIGLQEFNNIAKGIDINGLQTTIQPYIDVSTLARSPEELLANPDPALIQEIGRSALEYLGFIGNAVLHLFVMIAIAFYLLRDDHRLSRFFRRQFGDEGGVAEAYVRAVDRDFNSIFFGNILNALLTGTIGAASYNTLNMVAPTELLVPYPTLLGLLTGAASLIPIVGMKLVYFPVSAYLGIETAMADPAFLWFPALFFVVSLVVVDTIPDLVLRPYVSGRNLHIGLVMLAYIFGPLLFGWYGIFLGPMILVMVVHFVRIVLPELVAGEPIRPWAVDPTYLFDRDPPAANRGERFATGDTGDGSGANAETGAGDGGTGPSDAGPSPGRTDR; encoded by the coding sequence ATGGTCGGCGGTCTGGACATCGACCGGACGCGAATGGGCTGGTGGCTGGTCGGACTGGCGCTGGGAGCGGCGGTGCTGTTCGTCGTCTACTCGTTCGTCGGCACGTTCGTCTTCGGCATCTTTCTGTACTACGCGACTCGGCCGGTGTACAAGCGTCTCCGACGGCGCATCCGCCCGGCGAGTCTGGCCGCCGCGACCGCCCTCTTCGCGCTGGCGCTCCCGGTTCTCCTTCTCATGGCCTACACCGCGGCCATCGGACTACAGGAGTTCAACAACATCGCCAAGGGGATCGACATCAACGGGCTACAGACGACGATTCAGCCCTACATCGACGTTTCGACGCTGGCCCGGAGTCCCGAGGAACTGCTGGCGAACCCCGACCCCGCGTTGATTCAGGAGATCGGTCGCTCGGCGCTTGAGTATCTCGGCTTCATCGGCAACGCGGTCCTCCACCTGTTCGTGATGATCGCCATCGCGTTCTACCTGCTTCGGGACGACCACCGGCTCTCGCGGTTCTTCCGCCGACAGTTCGGCGACGAGGGCGGCGTCGCGGAAGCGTACGTCCGGGCGGTTGACAGGGACTTCAACAGCATCTTCTTCGGCAACATCCTGAACGCGCTGCTCACGGGGACCATCGGCGCGGCGTCGTACAACACCTTGAACATGGTCGCGCCGACCGAACTCCTCGTCCCGTACCCCACGCTACTCGGCCTGCTCACGGGCGCGGCCAGCCTCATCCCCATCGTCGGGATGAAACTGGTCTACTTCCCGGTCTCGGCGTATCTCGGCATCGAGACCGCGATGGCCGACCCGGCGTTCCTCTGGTTCCCCGCGCTGTTTTTCGTCGTCTCGCTCGTCGTCGTGGACACGATTCCGGACCTCGTCTTGCGCCCGTACGTCTCGGGCCGAAACCTCCACATCGGTCTCGTCATGCTAGCGTACATCTTCGGCCCGCTCCTGTTTGGCTGGTACGGCATCTTCCTCGGCCCGATGATTCTGGTGATGGTCGTCCACTTCGTCCGCATCGTCCTGCCGGAACTCGTCGCGGGCGAACCTATCCGGCCGTGGGCGGTGGACCCGACGTACCTCTTCGACCGCGACCCGCCCGCGGCGAACCGGGGCGAGCGGTTCGCTACCGGCGATACGGGCGACGGGTCCGGGGCGAACGCCGAAACCGGAGCGGGCGACGGCGGGACCGGACCGAGCGACGCTGGACCGTCGCCGGGCCGGACCGACCGCTGA
- a CDS encoding MgtC/SapB family protein — MPSIVDFLTQVPLDNEVVRIALAGALGLFLGLEREWSHKPAGIRTFTLISLLGAVFTLLDEEVLLFLGGLLVIVQGILLAVQGLTDEEEEGLSLTTSVSMLVSFGVGALVMQGYILVGVTVAVLSSLLLVLKRELHSLAWGLSREELRSAVEFAILAFVIYPLLPDEQFAFGIEPRVVWLMVVTVAAIGIVNYAVVTTYGGRGIAVTGFFGGLASSTAVVGTMLDHVRQRPEAASYGVAAILLADAAMAVRNLAIALAFTLPSGRPILYGAVLPLGAVILGSVAIAAYTANWSEHVDIDLESPFSLRNALGFGAIFLLVIVGGALAQEQFGSAGFYVTALLSGLVSSAGATSSAVLLYMGGTLDAQTSVFGILLATASSIVVKAALTVSAPNKSFSYRVAAWSSVLLVGSAVAAALAAI, encoded by the coding sequence GTGCCGAGCATCGTCGATTTCTTGACGCAGGTGCCGCTGGACAACGAGGTCGTCCGCATCGCGCTGGCGGGTGCGCTGGGACTGTTCCTCGGACTGGAACGGGAGTGGTCACACAAGCCCGCGGGCATCCGGACGTTCACGCTCATCAGCCTGCTCGGTGCGGTGTTCACCCTGCTCGACGAGGAAGTTCTGCTCTTTCTCGGCGGCCTGCTGGTCATCGTGCAGGGCATCCTGCTCGCGGTCCAGGGCCTGACCGACGAGGAGGAGGAAGGCCTGTCGCTGACGACCTCCGTCTCGATGCTCGTGTCGTTCGGCGTCGGCGCGCTCGTGATGCAGGGGTACATCCTCGTGGGCGTCACGGTGGCGGTGCTGTCGTCGCTGTTGCTCGTCCTCAAGCGCGAACTCCACAGTCTCGCGTGGGGACTGTCCCGCGAGGAACTCCGGTCGGCCGTCGAGTTCGCTATCCTCGCGTTCGTCATCTATCCCTTGCTCCCCGACGAGCAGTTCGCGTTCGGCATCGAACCGCGGGTCGTCTGGCTGATGGTCGTTACCGTCGCGGCCATCGGCATCGTCAACTACGCCGTCGTGACGACCTACGGTGGCCGGGGCATCGCGGTCACGGGCTTTTTCGGCGGTCTCGCGTCCTCGACCGCGGTCGTCGGGACGATGTTAGACCACGTTCGCCAGCGGCCCGAAGCGGCCTCCTACGGCGTGGCCGCCATCCTGTTGGCCGACGCCGCGATGGCGGTCCGGAACCTCGCCATCGCGCTGGCGTTCACGCTCCCGAGCGGGCGGCCCATCCTCTACGGCGCGGTCCTGCCGCTCGGCGCGGTCATCCTCGGAAGCGTCGCCATCGCGGCGTACACGGCTAACTGGTCCGAACACGTCGATATCGACCTCGAAAGCCCGTTCTCGCTCCGGAACGCGCTCGGGTTCGGTGCCATCTTCCTGCTGGTCATCGTGGGCGGCGCGCTAGCCCAAGAGCAGTTCGGCTCCGCCGGGTTCTACGTCACCGCGCTCCTCTCTGGACTGGTCTCCAGCGCGGGCGCGACCTCCTCGGCGGTCCTGCTCTACATGGGCGGGACCCTCGACGCCCAGACATCGGTGTTCGGCATCCTGCTGGCGACCGCCTCCTCAATCGTCGTGAAAGCCGCACTGACTGTCTCTGCACCCAATAAGAGTTTCAGCTATCGAGTCGCCGCGTGGAGCAGCGTCCTGCTCGTGGGGTCCGCAGTCGCCGCGGCGCTGGCCGCAATCTAA
- a CDS encoding class-III pyridoxal-phosphate-dependent aminotransferase — translation MDRHTAEPTVEEMPSKRAKEWADYHHQFSAPSTYVYDFVWDFTAEAEGPFCTDIDGNVLMDFTSHVAAAPLGYNNPKIMEKFEEFDLVDPTKIAGQDFYAAGGWPPENPELPGPTQLMDRLTDMTSHYDMDTVFLSNSGAEAVENAIKICYAQGGHRAFTFDGAFHGRTLGALSLNRSKVNHRKGYPEVGGVVSVPYPSTEEAYQKDWLTDGPGGNVVADKLDPAQGIIDSEEVAYIILEPVQGEGGYRVPHDGFVEDLAEIRARFDVNVIADEIQAGMGRTGEMWAVDHLDLEPDVITSAKGLRAGATVANSEMFPEEKARLSSTWGAGKIVDSMQGVFTIDAIEEYDLLDNVAERGRQMTELLEDAELPNITDVRGRGLMLAVEFDTKERREAVVEAALKRGLLVLGCGYKTLRLLPPLDVTEREIELGFDVFRAAVEDVA, via the coding sequence ATGGACAGGCATACCGCAGAGCCGACCGTCGAAGAGATGCCCAGTAAGCGGGCCAAAGAGTGGGCCGACTACCACCATCAGTTCTCCGCGCCGAGTACCTACGTCTACGACTTCGTCTGGGACTTCACCGCGGAAGCGGAAGGCCCGTTCTGTACGGACATCGACGGCAACGTCCTGATGGACTTCACGAGCCACGTCGCGGCCGCGCCGCTGGGGTACAACAACCCCAAAATCATGGAGAAGTTCGAGGAGTTCGACCTCGTGGACCCGACAAAAATCGCGGGACAGGACTTCTACGCCGCGGGTGGCTGGCCGCCCGAGAACCCCGAACTCCCCGGTCCGACCCAGTTGATGGACCGACTAACCGACATGACCAGCCACTACGACATGGACACCGTCTTCCTCTCGAACTCCGGGGCGGAAGCGGTCGAGAACGCAATCAAAATCTGCTACGCGCAGGGCGGCCACCGCGCGTTCACCTTCGACGGCGCGTTCCACGGCCGGACGCTCGGAGCGCTCAGCCTCAACCGCTCGAAGGTCAACCACCGGAAGGGCTACCCCGAGGTCGGCGGCGTCGTCTCGGTCCCTTACCCCTCCACCGAGGAGGCCTACCAGAAAGACTGGCTCACCGACGGTCCCGGCGGCAACGTCGTCGCGGACAAACTCGACCCCGCGCAGGGAATCATCGACTCCGAGGAGGTGGCCTACATCATCCTCGAACCCGTGCAGGGCGAGGGCGGCTATCGCGTCCCCCACGACGGGTTCGTCGAGGACCTCGCGGAGATTCGCGCGCGCTTCGACGTGAACGTCATCGCCGACGAGATTCAGGCCGGGATGGGCCGCACGGGCGAGATGTGGGCCGTCGATCACCTCGACCTCGAACCCGACGTTATCACCTCGGCGAAGGGACTCCGGGCGGGCGCGACCGTCGCTAACTCCGAGATGTTCCCCGAGGAGAAGGCGAGACTCTCCTCGACGTGGGGCGCTGGCAAAATCGTGGACTCGATGCAGGGCGTGTTCACCATCGACGCCATCGAGGAGTACGACCTGCTCGACAACGTCGCCGAGCGCGGTCGCCAGATGACCGAACTGCTCGAAGACGCCGAGCTACCGAACATCACCGACGTTCGGGGCCGCGGCCTGATGCTCGCCGTCGAGTTCGACACCAAAGAGCGGCGCGAGGCCGTCGTCGAGGCCGCCCTGAAGCGCGGCCTGCTGGTGCTGGGCTGTGGCTACAAGACGCTCCGACTCCTGCCGCCGCTCGACGTGACCGAGCGCGAAATCGAACTCGGCTTCGACGTGTTCCGCGCTGCGGTCGAAGACGTGGCCTGA
- a CDS encoding potassium channel family protein, whose amino-acid sequence MTGNLKIVIAGGGRVGFQTAELLGDHGHDVTIIERDEAVVADVADEWVATVIEGDATNPDVIEQAGIERADVVAALTGEMGLNLAVCMAAKELSPGIRTVARIERATGESYLQFVDAVVFPERAGARLAANEILGSDVQTLADVTGALDIMLVRVEEGAPAAGKRLADVRLPRGALVVSDEDGERIAGPETTLSPGRHFIVAVEPDVADELMNLLRS is encoded by the coding sequence ATGACCGGAAATCTCAAGATAGTCATCGCCGGGGGCGGCCGCGTTGGGTTCCAGACCGCGGAACTGCTCGGCGACCACGGCCACGACGTGACGATAATCGAGCGAGACGAGGCAGTCGTCGCGGATGTCGCCGACGAGTGGGTGGCGACGGTCATCGAGGGCGACGCGACGAATCCCGATGTCATCGAACAGGCCGGTATCGAGCGCGCCGACGTGGTCGCCGCGCTGACTGGCGAGATGGGACTGAACCTCGCGGTCTGTATGGCCGCGAAAGAACTGTCGCCCGGCATCCGGACCGTCGCGCGAATCGAGCGTGCCACGGGCGAGTCGTACCTCCAGTTCGTGGACGCGGTGGTGTTTCCCGAGCGAGCGGGTGCGCGCCTCGCCGCCAACGAGATTCTGGGCAGCGACGTGCAGACGCTCGCCGACGTGACGGGCGCGCTTGACATCATGCTGGTTCGCGTCGAAGAGGGTGCCCCGGCCGCGGGGAAGCGACTCGCGGACGTTCGCCTCCCGCGGGGCGCGCTGGTCGTTTCCGACGAGGACGGCGAGCGCATCGCCGGGCCGGAGACGACCCTCTCGCCGGGTCGGCACTTCATCGTCGCGGTCGAACCCGACGTGGCCGACGAGTTGATGAATCTCTTGCGAAGTTAG
- a CDS encoding APC family permease, producing the protein MIGMGAMIGAGIFVLTGLAAEIAGPAAILVFALNGVVTAFTGLSYAELAASIPKSGGGYAFVREIFDDFSSFIMGWMLWFAYMIAGALYALGFAPNFLELLHVYGIVAPPDQVGAIVVPLLDVSVPAAFLLAFAAVLLLVAVNAVSTAASGSVETIFTIVKVSILVVFVAFGATAPMFSTAEFQPLFPDSGGAFAILPAMGLTFIAFEGYDLITTVTEEVENPRENIPKAIFVSLAATVVVYLAVVTVAVGTLGAQGLAEAGEAGIAQAATEFMPTGLPVIQNGGAIIVFGAVFSTLTALNAVVIASSRVAFSMGREGQLLRRFGQIHHRFGTPFVAILASAVVMLASVVLPTQSAGNMSSLFFLLSFIIVNVAVIRLRRERPDMNRPYEIPYYPVPPILGILLNLVLTVVLVAYLVRTDPMALGLSAGWILLGGLAYVLLERVRRPSEETDEDEARLADDRPTTDIDMTPESED; encoded by the coding sequence ATGATCGGAATGGGCGCGATGATAGGTGCGGGCATCTTCGTTTTGACGGGTCTGGCGGCCGAAATCGCGGGTCCCGCGGCTATCCTCGTCTTCGCGCTCAACGGCGTCGTGACCGCGTTCACCGGTCTCTCGTACGCCGAACTCGCCGCCTCGATTCCCAAGAGCGGCGGAGGCTACGCCTTCGTCCGCGAGATTTTCGACGACTTCTCGTCGTTCATCATGGGCTGGATGCTCTGGTTCGCCTACATGATTGCGGGCGCGCTCTACGCGCTCGGGTTCGCCCCGAACTTCCTCGAACTGCTCCACGTCTACGGCATCGTCGCGCCGCCCGACCAAGTGGGCGCGATAGTCGTGCCCCTGCTGGACGTCTCGGTCCCGGCGGCGTTTCTGCTGGCGTTTGCGGCGGTCCTCCTGCTGGTCGCGGTCAACGCCGTCTCGACGGCGGCCAGCGGGAGCGTCGAGACCATCTTCACCATCGTCAAGGTCTCGATTCTGGTGGTCTTCGTCGCGTTCGGCGCGACGGCACCGATGTTCTCGACCGCCGAGTTCCAACCGCTGTTCCCCGACTCCGGGGGTGCGTTCGCAATCCTGCCCGCGATGGGGCTGACGTTCATCGCCTTCGAGGGCTACGATCTCATCACAACCGTCACCGAGGAGGTAGAGAACCCCCGCGAGAACATCCCGAAGGCCATCTTCGTGAGCCTCGCCGCGACGGTCGTCGTCTATCTGGCGGTCGTCACGGTCGCGGTCGGTACCCTCGGCGCGCAGGGACTCGCGGAGGCGGGCGAGGCCGGAATCGCGCAGGCGGCCACCGAGTTCATGCCGACCGGACTCCCAGTCATCCAGAACGGCGGCGCGATAATCGTCTTCGGCGCGGTGTTCTCGACGCTGACCGCGTTGAACGCGGTGGTCATCGCCTCGTCGCGGGTCGCGTTCTCGATGGGCCGGGAGGGCCAACTCCTCCGGCGGTTCGGCCAGATTCACCACCGCTTCGGGACGCCGTTCGTCGCTATCCTCGCCAGCGCGGTGGTGATGCTCGCGTCCGTCGTCCTCCCGACCCAGAGCGCGGGCAACATGTCGAGTCTCTTCTTCCTGCTCTCGTTTATTATCGTCAACGTCGCGGTGATTCGACTCCGCCGGGAGCGCCCGGACATGAACCGACCCTACGAGATTCCCTACTACCCCGTGCCGCCGATTCTGGGCATCCTGCTGAATCTGGTTCTGACGGTGGTCCTCGTGGCGTATCTCGTCCGAACCGACCCGATGGCGCTCGGACTGAGCGCCGGGTGGATTCTGCTCGGCGGTCTCGCGTACGTCCTCTTAGAGCGGGTTCGGAGGCCGAGCGAGGAGACCGACGAGGACGAAGCGCGACTGGCCGACGACCGGCCAACGACCGATATCGACATGACGCCGGAGAGTGAGGACTGA
- a CDS encoding acyl-CoA dehydrogenase family protein encodes MNLSDEQRAIRDVVREFAVEEIRPTATECDENQTFPEKVWDGLAELDMTSLTVPEEYGGLDVGRLTYSVVNEEVAYGMLSVATALSVHSLATSCIAEFGDEDQRERWLPDMAEGRPVGAFALSEPQAGSNPAEMTTEAKREGDEYVINGKKQWITNGERAGVVVLFAKTDRDDPRSVTQFVVPKDADGLEVGKKEDKLGLRASDTTSLVFDDVRIPAENRLTEEGKGLSAAFHILNGGRIGIASQSVGLAQSALDEAVAYSQDREQFDQPISEIQTIRHKLADMQTQVQAARLLTRDAARKDEAGENVEMAASMAKYFASEAAVDVTNEAVQIHGGYGYTTDFDVERLYRDSKITTIYEGTSEIQKKVIARNVLE; translated from the coding sequence ATGAACCTTTCCGACGAGCAACGGGCCATCCGCGATGTCGTGCGGGAGTTCGCGGTCGAGGAGATTCGTCCGACCGCCACAGAGTGCGACGAGAACCAGACGTTCCCCGAGAAAGTGTGGGACGGACTCGCGGAACTCGACATGACCAGCCTCACGGTCCCCGAGGAGTACGGCGGTCTCGACGTGGGCCGCCTGACCTACAGCGTCGTCAACGAGGAAGTCGCCTACGGGATGCTCTCGGTGGCGACTGCGCTGTCGGTCCACAGTCTCGCCACCTCCTGTATCGCCGAGTTCGGCGACGAGGACCAGAGAGAGCGGTGGCTTCCCGACATGGCCGAAGGCCGACCGGTGGGCGCGTTCGCCCTCTCGGAACCCCAAGCCGGGTCGAACCCCGCGGAGATGACCACCGAGGCGAAGCGCGAGGGCGACGAGTACGTTATCAACGGCAAGAAACAGTGGATAACCAACGGCGAGCGCGCGGGCGTCGTCGTCCTGTTCGCCAAGACCGACCGCGACGACCCCCGGTCAGTGACTCAGTTCGTCGTCCCGAAGGACGCCGACGGACTGGAAGTCGGCAAGAAAGAGGACAAGTTGGGGCTTCGCGCGAGCGACACGACCTCGCTCGTCTTCGACGACGTGCGCATTCCCGCCGAAAACCGCCTGACTGAGGAGGGCAAGGGCCTCTCGGCCGCGTTCCACATCCTGAACGGCGGGCGCATCGGCATCGCCAGCCAGTCGGTCGGACTCGCCCAGTCGGCGCTCGACGAGGCCGTCGCGTACTCTCAAGACCGCGAGCAGTTCGACCAGCCGATTTCGGAGATTCAGACCATCCGGCACAAACTGGCCGACATGCAGACGCAGGTGCAGGCCGCGCGCCTGCTCACCCGCGACGCCGCCCGGAAAGACGAGGCGGGCGAGAACGTCGAGATGGCCGCCAGCATGGCCAAATACTTCGCCAGCGAGGCCGCGGTGGACGTGACCAACGAGGCGGTCCAGATTCACGGCGGCTACGGCTACACCACCGACTTCGACGTGGAACGACTTTACCGCGACTCGAAGATTACGACCATCTACGAGGGCACCTCTGAGATTCAGAAGAAGGTCATCGCGCGGAACGTGTTAGAGTAG
- a CDS encoding HAD family hydrolase, which translates to MTRTDASEAEAVVYDLDGTLVRLVVNWTDVERRLADLLEREGVDTDPLSAWDLLSAAEAAGVGDEADDLIATAERDGAEVSERLPLADELAEREIPVGVCSLNHEEAVRVALDRHDLSAHVESVVGRGTVPERKPHPRALLAAIEELGVEPEDVLFVGDSASDEETADRAGTQFEWV; encoded by the coding sequence GTGACCCGAACAGACGCGAGCGAGGCCGAGGCGGTCGTCTACGACTTGGACGGGACGCTCGTCCGCCTCGTCGTCAACTGGACGGACGTAGAGCGCCGACTGGCCGACCTGCTGGAGCGCGAGGGCGTGGACACCGACCCCCTGAGCGCGTGGGACCTCCTCTCGGCCGCCGAGGCGGCCGGGGTCGGCGACGAGGCCGACGACCTCATCGCAACCGCCGAGCGCGATGGAGCCGAAGTCTCCGAGCGACTTCCCCTCGCCGACGAACTCGCCGAGCGTGAGATTCCGGTCGGTGTCTGCTCGCTGAACCACGAGGAGGCCGTCCGCGTCGCGCTCGACCGCCACGACCTCTCGGCGCACGTCGAGAGCGTCGTCGGCCGAGGGACAGTGCCCGAGCGCAAACCGCACCCGCGCGCCCTGCTGGCGGCAATCGAGGAGTTGGGCGTCGAACCCGAGGACGTGCTGTTCGTCGGCGACTCGGCGAGCGACGAGGAGACCGCAGACCGAGCGGGGACGCAGTTCGAGTGGGTATGA
- a CDS encoding ATP-dependent nuclease — MNLNEWYVSGYKSISEESIELDDLTILIGKNNSGKSNLLESLQVYAYSITGPSNYEDQLEDFENCLNKTDEMSTITFEATYKTSIEERNQIYDLIDGLSPELLSKLSFASSLRHKVEFGENWQLKATAFEVTINDEFVKIRERQKSTKGYDSQFVKLKNMENRGLQKASKIEDLPTEAMAIRNPENSIPGSFQLIEDSLSSWDAIDAFRQPKNRTEARMATELDSQGKNLVRVAQTLQGSNRELFNLAEERFVSIMDAVKSITTPYREKTNITISVTEMGNSEKFDLSSLSSGTKEILTLIFGTINAENESELLMIEEPELHLHPEAEREVYEMITEVASESTQIIVATHSNVFVDESNISNIIRAERNRTTEFRSISSEDIHEELLDLGYSQSGLLQSEGVIFVEGKSDKMVILAIAKNLGYDFNDLGITLIPLEGESKMRTHGRSLVKTLYAFGIPYRFLVDSDGKEKYEVKKQYVDNINRGEKKTEWYTTPEHFLVWSKYDLESYLVSCPQAIAEETNMDVDMICEIIKYNSHIEKKSEVLDKIYSRSYDQLEDGNAYQKDVDGMKIAKHINDVPPEMKNKIEEFVSIVG; from the coding sequence ATGAATCTTAACGAATGGTACGTCAGCGGGTATAAGAGTATCAGCGAAGAGTCTATCGAACTTGACGACTTAACAATATTAATCGGCAAAAATAACTCGGGAAAGTCAAATCTACTAGAATCTCTTCAGGTGTATGCATATAGTATAACTGGCCCGTCAAATTATGAAGATCAATTAGAAGATTTCGAAAATTGCCTTAATAAAACGGATGAGATGAGTACAATCACATTTGAAGCAACTTATAAAACTTCAATAGAGGAACGAAACCAGATATATGATTTAATTGATGGACTGAGTCCAGAGCTACTTTCAAAACTAAGTTTTGCTTCTTCACTACGGCACAAAGTAGAATTTGGTGAGAATTGGCAGTTGAAGGCTACAGCCTTTGAAGTAACCATTAATGATGAATTTGTGAAGATAAGAGAGCGGCAAAAATCAACCAAAGGCTACGATTCTCAGTTTGTCAAATTAAAAAACATGGAAAACAGAGGTCTACAAAAAGCATCGAAAATAGAAGATCTGCCGACTGAAGCAATGGCAATACGGAATCCAGAAAACTCTATACCGGGTTCGTTCCAATTGATTGAAGATTCACTTTCTTCTTGGGATGCTATTGATGCATTTCGGCAACCAAAAAACCGTACAGAAGCAAGAATGGCAACTGAACTTGACTCACAGGGGAAAAATCTAGTGCGAGTCGCTCAGACTTTACAGGGTAGTAACCGTGAACTCTTTAATTTAGCTGAGGAAAGATTTGTTTCAATTATGGATGCAGTAAAAAGTATCACTACTCCTTACCGTGAGAAGACAAATATTACGATTTCAGTAACGGAAATGGGTAATTCTGAGAAATTTGATCTTTCATCACTTTCTAGCGGTACAAAGGAAATACTAACTCTTATTTTTGGAACTATAAATGCAGAAAATGAGTCCGAGTTGTTAATGATTGAAGAGCCAGAATTGCACCTTCATCCTGAAGCGGAACGAGAAGTTTACGAAATGATTACTGAAGTAGCATCCGAATCTACACAGATTATTGTTGCTACCCATTCTAACGTTTTTGTAGATGAAAGTAACATTAGCAATATCATTCGTGCAGAACGAAATAGAACTACCGAATTTCGTAGTATATCTAGTGAAGATATTCACGAGGAACTCCTTGATCTCGGCTACAGTCAAAGTGGATTACTTCAATCTGAGGGGGTTATTTTTGTAGAAGGAAAATCTGATAAGATGGTGATTCTAGCGATTGCTAAGAATCTTGGTTATGATTTTAACGATTTAGGTATCACTCTCATACCACTAGAAGGAGAAAGTAAAATGAGAACTCACGGCCGATCACTTGTGAAGACTCTTTATGCATTCGGAATCCCGTACCGTTTCTTAGTTGACTCTGATGGAAAGGAAAAATATGAAGTTAAGAAACAATATGTAGATAACATCAATAGAGGAGAAAAGAAGACAGAGTGGTACACAACACCAGAACACTTTCTTGTTTGGTCGAAGTATGATTTAGAGTCATATCTTGTTAGCTGTCCTCAAGCAATCGCTGAGGAGACGAATATGGATGTCGATATGATATGTGAAATAATTAAATATAATTCACATATAGAGAAAAAATCAGAAGTTCTTGACAAGATTTATTCTCGATCTTATGACCAGCTAGAGGACGGAAATGCATATCAGAAAGACGTTGATGGAATGAAAATTGCAAAACATATTAACGATGTTCCTCCAGAAATGAAAAATAAAATAGAGGAATTTGTCTCGATTGTTGGTTGA
- a CDS encoding DUF5822 domain-containing protein has product MPEPVETHDPEGVDYGWVMQTTFVVTIVVGAPVVALIALLVGVSLPTWAARAEFAIRVGALVWFVVAVGVFLCARKRSSNNNNES; this is encoded by the coding sequence ATGCCCGAACCAGTCGAGACGCACGACCCCGAGGGCGTTGATTACGGGTGGGTGATGCAGACCACCTTCGTCGTCACCATCGTCGTCGGCGCGCCCGTGGTTGCGCTCATCGCGTTGCTGGTCGGCGTCTCGCTCCCGACGTGGGCCGCCCGCGCAGAGTTCGCCATTCGTGTCGGCGCGCTCGTCTGGTTCGTCGTCGCGGTGGGCGTGTTCTTGTGTGCGCGTAAGCGAAGTAGTAATAATAACAATGAATCTTAA